DNA from Physeter macrocephalus isolate SW-GA unplaced genomic scaffold, ASM283717v5 random_379, whole genome shotgun sequence:
TATTCCCAGTACAGGAGTGGATGAGTCACACTGGGATAGCGAAGGTCACAGAGTGGCTGGGGTGAGGGAGCTGCATTCTGCTGACCAGCCTTCCCCTTTCCTTGGCCCCATATTTCCCTAGTGaccactcccccactccccctgtCTTCCTAGGTCTGAGAGTCATTGGAGCTACCACAGCCACCATGGGGCCCTGGGGAGAGCCAGAGCTCCTGGTGTGGCGCCCCGAGGCAGCAGCGTCGGAGCCCGCAGTGCCCGTGGGACTGGAGGTGAAGTTGGGGGCCctggtgctgctgctggtgcTCACGCTCCTCTGCAGTCTAGTGCCCATCTGTGCGCTGCGCCGGCCCGGCGCTAGCCCTGAAGCCTCAGGTGAGCCTCTTCTTTTCCCTGCTGCCATGGATGCTTGGAGGAGGGAAGGCTCTGGGGCTGAGGAAGGTGACCTAAGAGGGGACGGCAAGAGTGACCGTTGCTTAGGTTGGGTAGTGGGGCTCATTTGCTCATTCCCTTCTATGCTCCACTCCTGCCCAGCCTCCCGCCAAAAAGCCCTGAGCTTGGTAAGCTGCTTTGCGGGTGGTGTCTTTCTGGCCACATGTCTCCTGGACCTGCTGCCTGACTACCTGGCTGCCATAGATGAGGCCCTGGCGGCCCTGCATGTGACGGTGAGCTCCGGTCATCTGCATGTGACCCTGTGTATGTGGTGTTCAGTCACATACCTCTAGGAGCGGTGGTTTGTATGGATCTGTCCGTGTGTCACTCCACGACTGTATGGAAGGCTCTTGGCATGTGACCCCATGAGCTGTGATTTTTAGTCATAGAGTGTAAGTCTTTCTGTAGGTTCTCACCCCCTCAGTCTCTATGTGACCCCTACGTACCCTTTGTGACAGTGTGAGGAACCCTGTTACCAGGTGTGTGACCTGTCTGTAGGTTTCTCTAGTTTCAGCCTCCAGGAAGTTCATAGTCCTCCAAGAATCATCTTCACCCTTCACCCTTTCCTGAAGGGCTGGAGATAGAGGTCCCTACAGGCCTGGGACAGGTAGGAAGCAATTTTCAGGGACCCGGTGTTGCTGACCAAAAGGCTACATAACCCAAGGAAGTAGGATGTGGGGAAGATCAAGTCCAAGGCATAGGACAGTCTTATTGGAAAAACTGAGACAATTGGAGGAACTGAGGAAGTAACCCTGAATGTAACTGTTTGTCTGTGACTGAGTGACTTGTGTCTCTGTGTGACTGTGTGTAAGCCTGATTGTCCCTGTGACAGTATGTGGCTCTGTGTGTGAGCATTTGGGAAAGTGGGCCAATGTGTGGCCTACATGTGACACTTGGTGTCCATCTACCTCAGTGACTTTCAGCTGGGGGTGGTTTTGCCCACCCCTGTcatcctcccaccctcaccccccacctccccaggaaaCATTcggtaatgtctggagacatttttggttgtcccaactcagggagggagggcttgctactggcatctaatgggtataggttagggatgctgctaaacatcctacagtgcacaggacagccctctaCATCAAAGAATTATCCaatccaaaatgttaatagtactAAAGTTGAGAAACCATGATCTACATGTAACACTGGGAGTGACACCATAATTGTACGGTTGTGTGTCATTCTGTGTCTATGGCACCAAGTGACTATATTTTTGTGTAACTGAGAGTAGCTCTGTGTGTGGGACCCCAGGTCTGTGTAACTGGAACTCCACTAAACTCTGCATCTGACTCTTCCTCCCCATTCTTGGCCTGTCTCCTGAAGTCCACGCTGTCCCCTTTGCCCACAGCTCCAGTTCCCCCTACAAGAGTTCATCCTGGCCATGGGCTTCTTCCTGGTCCTGGTGATGGAGCAGATCACACTGGCTTACAAGGAACAGTCGGGGCCACCACCTCGAGAGGAGATGAGGGCTTTGCTGGGAACAGCGAATGGTGGGCTGCAGCACTGGCATGACAGACCAGAGGTCCCACAGGCAGGTCGAGCCCCAGCAGCCCCCTCGGCCCTGCGTGCCTGTGTATTGGTCTTCTCCCTGGCCCTGCATTCAGTGTTTGAGGGGCTGGCAGTGGGGCTGCAGCGAGACCGGGCTCGGGCCATGGAGTTGTGCCTGGCTTTGCTGCTCCACAAGGGTATCCTGGCAGTCAGCTTATCCCTGCGGCTGCTGCAGAGCCACCTGCGAGCACAGGTGGTGGCTGGCTGTGGGATCCTCTTCTCATGCATGACACCCCTGGGCATTGGACTGGGTGCAGCTCTGGCAGAGTCAGCAGGGCCACTGCACCAGCTGGCCCAGTCTGTGCTGGAGGGCATGGCGGCTGGCACCTTTCTCTATATCACCTTCCTGGAAATCCTGCCCCAGGAGCTGGCCACTTCTGAGCAGAGAATCCTCAAGGTCATTCTGCTCCTAGCAGGCTTTGCCCTGCTCACTGGCCTGCTCTTTATCCAAGTCTAGGGGGCTCCAAGATAACGCATGGGAGGTTGGGTATCATGTGCCCTtgaccttccttcccctctcccagtGTATGGGGAATAGgaaggagtggggaagggaggtaTTGAGGACCAAAGAGTTCTCTGGGAGGTAAGGATGGAGCCTTGGGGACTATTTGGCCAATGAGAGGGAAGTGGGCAGACAGGAGCCTGGCTCCCAGGCCCAAGGGACAAAAGATGGTCAAGTCACTAGAGACATGATCAAGGGACATTAGTATTGGGGAAGACACTGAGTGCTGGTATCAGGGATCAGACACTACACACAGGGACAAGCTGATAGTTGGGAGGCCAGAGGTGGGTACCCAGCT
Protein-coding regions in this window:
- the SLC39A1 gene encoding zinc transporter ZIP1, with protein sequence MGPWGEPELLVWRPEAAASEPAVPVGLEVKLGALVLLLVLTLLCSLVPICALRRPGASPEASASRQKALSLVSCFAGGVFLATCLLDLLPDYLAAIDEALAALHVTLQFPLQEFILAMGFFLVLVMEQITLAYKEQSGPPPREEMRALLGTANGGLQHWHDRPEVPQAGRAPAAPSALRACVLVFSLALHSVFEGLAVGLQRDRARAMELCLALLLHKGILAVSLSLRLLQSHLRAQVVAGCGILFSCMTPLGIGLGAALAESAGPLHQLAQSVLEGMAAGTFLYITFLEILPQELATSEQRILKVILLLAGFALLTGLLFIQV